One region of Jonesiaceae bacterium BS-20 genomic DNA includes:
- a CDS encoding AzlC family ABC transporter permease — translation MGISISIATGLYGISFGALAVAAGLSVAQAMVLSLLMFTGGSQFAFIGVLATGGGPPAAFGAATLLYVRNAIYGAQMNLLVRPGRLKWLAAHVTIDESAGTASVQESLAERKVGFWVAGVGVFALWNVMTFVGALAGESMGDPAVWGLDGAAVAAFIALLWPRISKGNMAGIAVACAFVTFLAIPVVPSGVPIVISAVVAGTWGWVRAQQVHRKSSSAQSTTSGQEGTL, via the coding sequence ATGGGAATCTCCATTTCCATTGCGACGGGCCTGTACGGGATTTCCTTTGGGGCCCTCGCGGTCGCGGCGGGGCTGAGCGTCGCCCAAGCCATGGTTCTGAGTTTGCTGATGTTCACCGGTGGTTCGCAGTTCGCCTTCATTGGGGTGCTCGCGACCGGGGGAGGCCCACCCGCCGCCTTTGGGGCGGCCACCTTGCTGTATGTTCGCAACGCAATCTACGGTGCACAAATGAACCTCTTGGTGCGGCCGGGCCGGCTAAAGTGGTTGGCCGCGCACGTCACGATCGATGAGTCCGCCGGAACCGCAAGCGTGCAAGAGTCCCTTGCAGAACGCAAGGTCGGGTTTTGGGTGGCCGGAGTTGGCGTATTTGCGCTCTGGAATGTGATGACCTTTGTCGGTGCGCTTGCCGGCGAGTCCATGGGCGACCCGGCGGTCTGGGGTCTTGACGGCGCCGCTGTTGCCGCGTTCATTGCCCTGCTGTGGCCGCGTATTTCCAAGGGAAATATGGCCGGAATTGCAGTGGCCTGCGCTTTTGTCACGTTTCTGGCTATCCCCGTGGTCCCCAGCGGTGTGCCGATCGTCATCTCGGCTGTTGTTGCTGGGACGTGGGGTTGGGTGCGCGCCCAACAGGTGCACAGGAAAAGTAGTTCCGCGCAAAGCACCACGAGCGGACAGGAGGGAACACTATGA